A single genomic interval of Sphingobacteriales bacterium harbors:
- a CDS encoding CDP-alcohol phosphatidyltransferase family protein: MPLANPNDNFTRVQKLLALSVHIFTASGVIAALMAIIAIGDQHYVKATLWLLLALFIDGIDGTFARLFKVKQILPNIDGKSIDYVIDFSTYAIIPGYFMYETLFFPDEFFRIFCLSLALLTSALYYGLPNMVSGDKYFVGFPVMWNLVAFYLYFVLPLSGWWNVFIILLLRACLNFIF; this comes from the coding sequence ATGCCCCTTGCTAACCCAAACGATAATTTTACCCGCGTTCAAAAATTATTGGCATTAAGTGTACATATATTTACGGCATCGGGAGTAATAGCTGCCTTGATGGCAATTATTGCTATTGGCGACCAGCATTATGTTAAGGCCACACTTTGGTTGTTATTGGCATTGTTTATTGATGGCATTGACGGCACATTTGCCCGACTTTTTAAGGTAAAACAAATACTGCCCAATATTGACGGCAAAAGCATTGATTACGTGATTGATTTTTCGACCTATGCCATTATTCCGGGATATTTTATGTACGAAACCTTATTTTTTCCGGATGAATTTTTCCGGATATTTTGCCTTAGCCTCGCCTTATTGACATCGGCATTATATTATGGGTTGCCCAATATGGTTTCGGGTGATAAGTATTTTGTTGGGTTTCCAGTAATGTGGAATTTGGTTGCCTTTTATTTGTACTTTGTTTTGCCTTTATCCGGATGGTGGAACGTATTTATCATCCTTTTATTAAGAGCCTGTCTAAATTTTATTTTCTAA
- a CDS encoding class I SAM-dependent methyltransferase yields MFWWETYFTDGWQAMLPHLRGKQATKNEIACLDYLLQQNSGQTVLDVPCSTGRIALDLAKLGYNVTALDYNPKLLEKGKATALKKNLPPINWLQADMRQMPLPNQCFDMAACIFGSFGYFDDAGNHAFLTEAARVLKPNGQLVLETHTLETLLPIFTEHGVWRFNNCLVIEERQFDPFTGRLNGEWTVLKGKKQYQMQSSLRMYSLPQLHNLLRQAGFNDIQYYSDYTLTPYQYGDDLLVCVCTKGEVV; encoded by the coding sequence ATGTTTTGGTGGGAAACTTATTTTACCGATGGCTGGCAAGCTATGCTGCCCCATTTGCGTGGAAAACAAGCTACTAAAAACGAAATTGCTTGTTTAGATTATTTGTTGCAACAAAATAGTGGGCAAACAGTATTAGATGTGCCATGCAGCACTGGGCGTATAGCGCTTGACCTGGCTAAATTAGGTTACAACGTTACCGCCCTCGATTATAACCCAAAACTGCTCGAAAAAGGCAAAGCAACGGCACTTAAAAAAAACTTGCCCCCCATTAATTGGCTACAAGCCGATATGCGCCAAATGCCCCTGCCAAACCAATGTTTTGACATGGCGGCTTGTATTTTTGGCAGTTTTGGCTATTTTGACGATGCCGGCAACCATGCCTTTTTAACCGAGGCAGCCCGCGTGCTTAAACCAAACGGGCAATTAGTATTAGAAACTCATACCCTCGAAACATTATTGCCCATTTTTACCGAGCATGGCGTTTGGCGTTTTAATAACTGTTTGGTTATAGAAGAACGCCAATTTGACCCGTTTACAGGCCGCCTTAATGGCGAATGGACGGTTTTAAAAGGCAAAAAACAATATCAAATGCAAAGCAGTTTGCGCATGTACAGTTTGCCGCAGTTGCATAATTTACTAAGGCAAGCAGGCTTTAATGATATTCAATACTATTCCGATTATACCCTTACCCCTTACCAATACGGCGATGATTTGTTAGTATGTGTTTGTACTAAAGGCGAAGTTGTTTAA